One part of the Pecten maximus chromosome 9, xPecMax1.1, whole genome shotgun sequence genome encodes these proteins:
- the LOC117334367 gene encoding growth arrest-specific protein 1-like has product MFIRASWVLSLCFAQSWLCSFVMSAEYCDDVQDWCARRIGCGMALQHFFAGCKENLFHETDVCTTSCKRALISLLSSEDDAGLDFINCNCSGDPYCQDRKQGIEVCTNDVLEAIHSVNDGTSVVSCTLAKWICEADSSCFTALDFYKSHCSKLFIGDKCTERCNNSVTILYQQAKAQKLQNCECDGSELYDCKSIRYYTDVLCFNKVYQVKSFNGSNRLSVSLLCVTLLIASLLWCWRHVLGGSRSRR; this is encoded by the coding sequence ATGTTTATTCGTGCCTCCTGGGTCCTGTCACTGTGTTTTGCACAATCTTGGCTATGTAGTTTTGTGATGTCTGCCGAATACTGTGACGATGTCCAAGACTGGTGTGCAAGGAGGATAGGATGTGGAATGGCACTTCAGCACTTCTTTGCGGGATGCAAAGAGAATCTGTTTCATGAGACTGACGTCTGTACCACGTCATGTAAGAGGGCTCTTATATCTTTGCTCTCATCAGAAGACGATGCCGGATTAGATTTCATCAACTGCAACTGTAGTGGAGATCCATACTGTCAAGATAGAAAGCAAGGAATTGAGGTATGCACCAATGACGTTCTAGAGGCCATTCATAGTGTAAACGATGGGACATCAGTGGTCAGTTGTACTCTGGCCAAGTGGATTTGTGAAGCGGACAGTTCATGCTTCACTGCATTAGATTTCTACAAAAGTCACTGCAGCAAGTTATTTATAGGTGATAAATGTACGGAGCGATGTAACAACAGTGTTACAATTCTGTATCAACAAGCCAAGGCTCAGAAATTACAAAACTGTGAATGTGATGGAAGTGAATTGTATGATTGTAAAAGTATCCGGTACTATACAGATGTTCTATGTTTTAATAAGGTGTATCAGGTGAAGAGCTTCAATGGAAGCAACAGATTGTCTGTTTCACTTCTATGTGTGACCCTTCTTATTGCCTCGTTATTGTGGTGTTGGAGACACGTGCTAGGGGGATCTCGTTCACGCCGGTGA